The following are encoded in a window of Saccharothrix longispora genomic DNA:
- a CDS encoding ABC transporter substrate-binding protein: MTLDRRRFLGLTAGLSAAALTGCSTAATTPSSAPRTGGRLRAAFAGGGAKEVLDPHLANLFVEAARAKAMFDKLADLGDDVAPRPRLAEAWEPGADLTRWRITLRQAAFHDGRPVRAQDVLASYARVLDPKRAFRARSSLALVDLPNSRAVDDRTVEFALTRPFVEFPNAMAAFGAYIVPEGAEDFTTPIGSGPFAFSSFEPGRSTLLKRNPDYWEGAPLLDELEFVIANEESARTNALLGGQVEYAHDLTPTTARGHADGGRMAIHRSPGSAVQAFAMKLDRPPFDDRDLREAMFLLADRPQLVEAVLAGNGQVGNDLFGKGYRHYADLPQRERDLDKAKYLIRKAGAEGLTVALDTSTAAAGMVEAATVFADQVRGSGLTIEVTMGNKDSYWSDVLKNGSLSSFRSGAMPIETHIAQRLLTGSGTNVTKWARPEFDALYEKAVSTSDEAVRAGAYREMQAALHAEGGYLMWGFADWIVGTAPGVGGISTAPANTLDWARFDKVWLG, translated from the coding sequence GTGACCCTCGACCGCCGCCGCTTCCTCGGCCTCACCGCCGGGCTCTCGGCCGCCGCCCTCACCGGGTGCTCGACCGCCGCCACCACCCCGTCGTCCGCGCCGCGCACCGGCGGCAGGCTGCGCGCCGCGTTCGCCGGCGGCGGCGCCAAGGAGGTCCTCGACCCGCACCTGGCGAACCTGTTCGTGGAGGCGGCCCGCGCCAAGGCGATGTTCGACAAGCTGGCCGACCTGGGCGACGACGTCGCGCCACGACCGCGCCTGGCCGAGGCGTGGGAGCCCGGGGCGGACCTCACCCGCTGGCGGATCACCCTGCGGCAGGCCGCGTTCCACGACGGCAGACCGGTCCGCGCGCAGGACGTGCTGGCCAGCTACGCCCGCGTCCTGGACCCGAAGCGGGCGTTCCGGGCCCGGTCCAGCCTCGCGCTGGTCGACCTGCCCAACAGCCGCGCGGTGGACGACCGGACCGTCGAGTTCGCCCTCACCCGGCCGTTCGTCGAGTTCCCGAACGCGATGGCCGCGTTCGGCGCGTACATCGTGCCCGAGGGCGCGGAGGACTTCACCACGCCGATCGGCTCCGGGCCGTTCGCCTTCTCGTCGTTCGAACCCGGCCGGTCCACGCTGCTCAAGCGCAACCCCGACTACTGGGAGGGTGCGCCGCTGCTGGACGAGCTGGAGTTCGTCATCGCCAACGAGGAGTCGGCGCGCACCAACGCGCTGCTGGGCGGTCAGGTCGAGTACGCGCACGACCTGACGCCCACCACGGCCCGCGGCCACGCCGACGGCGGCCGGATGGCGATCCACCGCTCCCCCGGCAGCGCGGTGCAGGCGTTCGCGATGAAGCTCGACCGCCCGCCGTTCGACGACCGGGACCTGCGCGAGGCCATGTTCCTGCTCGCCGACCGGCCCCAGCTGGTGGAGGCGGTGCTCGCCGGCAACGGCCAGGTCGGCAACGACCTGTTCGGCAAGGGCTACCGGCACTACGCGGACCTCCCCCAGCGCGAGCGCGACCTCGACAAGGCCAAGTACCTGATCCGGAAGGCGGGGGCCGAGGGCCTGACCGTCGCGCTCGACACGTCCACCGCCGCGGCCGGCATGGTCGAGGCCGCCACCGTGTTCGCCGACCAGGTCCGGGGCTCCGGGCTGACCATCGAGGTGACCATGGGCAACAAGGACAGCTACTGGTCGGACGTGCTGAAGAACGGCTCCCTGTCGAGCTTCCGGTCCGGTGCCATGCCGATCGAGACGCACATCGCGCAGCGCCTGCTCACCGGGTCCGGCACGAACGTGACGAAGTGGGCGCGGCCGGAGTTCGACGCGCTGTACGAGAAGGCCGTCTCGACCTCCGACGAGGCCGTGCGCGCCGGGGCGTACCGGGAGATGCAGGCCGCCCTGCACGCCGAGGGCGGCTACCTGATGTGGGGCTTCGCCGACTGGATCGTGGGCACGGCGCCGGGCGTCGGCGGGATCTCCACCGCGCCCGCCAACACGCTCGACTGGGCGCGGTTCGACAAGGTGTGGCTGGGATGA
- a CDS encoding class I SAM-dependent methyltransferase: MNLLTDNPELYEHQFPDPGHTAARFVHDLVTRFGGGRDLLDVGCGTGRDAGWLARNGYRASGVDSSERMVEHVRRHHPEVDVVVGDMRTFALGRRFDVVTCLDSALLYCHTNADLDAFLTRCREHLVPGGLLVAEMRNGAFFLGSTELLDGPRTRAVTWRGTEYTSTTALRIDHAAQLLRRRREWTWPGLAEPLVQRSAWRLLFPQELRHLLDLAGFDVLALFDGPGPRTDDPWTADAELSGALSGDRLHVVARLRPHHRKEPS; encoded by the coding sequence GTGAACCTCCTCACCGACAACCCCGAGCTGTACGAGCACCAGTTCCCCGACCCCGGGCACACCGCCGCGCGGTTCGTGCACGACCTCGTGACGCGGTTCGGCGGCGGGCGCGACCTGCTCGACGTCGGCTGCGGCACGGGCCGCGACGCGGGGTGGTTGGCCCGCAACGGTTACCGGGCGTCCGGTGTGGACAGCTCGGAGCGGATGGTCGAGCACGTGCGGCGGCACCACCCCGAGGTGGACGTCGTGGTGGGCGACATGCGGACCTTCGCGCTCGGCCGCCGGTTCGACGTCGTCACCTGCCTGGACAGCGCCCTGCTGTACTGCCACACCAACGCCGACCTCGACGCGTTCCTGACCCGCTGCCGCGAGCACCTCGTGCCCGGCGGGCTGCTGGTCGCCGAGATGCGCAACGGCGCGTTCTTCCTGGGCAGCACCGAACTGCTCGACGGCCCCCGCACCCGCGCGGTCACCTGGCGCGGCACGGAGTACACCTCGACCACCGCGCTGCGGATCGACCACGCCGCCCAACTGCTGCGCCGCCGCCGCGAGTGGACGTGGCCCGGCCTGGCCGAACCGCTCGTGCAGCGCTCCGCCTGGCGGCTGCTGTTCCCGCAGGAGCTGCGCCACCTGCTCGACCTGGCCGGGTTCGACGTGCTCGCGCTGTTCGACGGCCCCGGTCCGCGCACCGACGACCCGTGGACGGCCGACGCCGAGCTGAGCGGCGCGCTGTCCGGCGACCGCCTGCACGTCGTGGCACGCCTGCGCCCCCACCACCGGAAGGAACCCTCGTGA
- a CDS encoding MFS transporter, with protein sequence MTTARGRRPSRPAAPPLPRPVRLLLVNQFAVNTGFYLLIPFLAAHLGGLGMSATVIGVVLGVRTLSQQGLFLLGGTVSDRLGPRTAILAGCALRAVGFGLFALGDSLTVVLVASALSGLAGALFNPAVRAYVAVEAGDARTEAFARFNAWGQAGALAGPVLGGVLLLWDFRVAAVVAAGIFAALTAAQAFALPARPAARSGGSVLGDWRECLADRRFLAFTCALSGLFALQNQLYLLLPVQAQRATGSAVSVTALFVVSTLTTLLLQVRVTRRLARRPRGAVIAAGLAVAGAGFAAPALWSGIVPVLVTTALLALGVVVAQPFVYDLIPEFGSPTLSGTYFGVFYLASGVAAALGNALVGWVSGFGDGPASLLCVAIGLGSAAAVARLHRRGTLSPRTTEADR encoded by the coding sequence GTGACCACGGCCCGGGGGCGACGGCCGTCCCGCCCCGCGGCTCCCCCGCTGCCCCGGCCCGTCCGGCTGCTGCTGGTCAACCAGTTCGCCGTGAACACCGGCTTCTACCTGCTGATCCCGTTCCTGGCCGCACACCTGGGCGGTCTGGGCATGTCCGCGACCGTCATCGGCGTCGTGCTCGGCGTGCGGACGCTGAGCCAGCAGGGCCTGTTCCTGCTCGGCGGCACGGTGTCCGACCGGCTCGGCCCGCGCACCGCCATCCTGGCCGGCTGCGCGCTGCGCGCGGTGGGCTTCGGGCTGTTCGCGCTCGGCGACTCGCTCACCGTCGTGCTGGTCGCGTCCGCGCTCAGCGGGCTCGCCGGCGCCCTGTTCAACCCGGCCGTGCGGGCGTACGTGGCGGTCGAGGCGGGGGACGCGCGCACCGAGGCGTTCGCCCGGTTCAACGCCTGGGGCCAAGCGGGCGCGCTGGCCGGGCCGGTGCTCGGCGGCGTGCTGCTGCTGTGGGACTTCCGGGTCGCCGCCGTCGTGGCGGCCGGGATCTTCGCGGCGCTGACCGCCGCCCAGGCGTTCGCCCTGCCCGCCCGACCGGCCGCCCGCAGCGGCGGGTCGGTGCTCGGCGACTGGCGCGAGTGCCTCGCCGACCGCCGCTTCCTGGCGTTCACCTGCGCGTTGAGCGGCCTGTTCGCGTTGCAGAACCAGCTCTACCTGCTGCTGCCCGTGCAGGCACAGCGGGCGACCGGGTCGGCGGTGTCGGTCACGGCGCTGTTCGTCGTCTCCACGCTCACGACGCTGCTGCTCCAGGTGCGGGTCACCCGCCGGCTGGCGCGCCGGCCGCGCGGCGCGGTCATCGCGGCGGGCCTGGCCGTGGCGGGCGCGGGGTTCGCGGCACCCGCCCTGTGGTCCGGCATCGTGCCGGTACTGGTCACGACCGCGCTGCTGGCGCTCGGCGTGGTCGTCGCGCAGCCGTTCGTCTACGACCTGATCCCGGAGTTCGGGTCGCCGACCCTGTCGGGCACCTACTTCGGCGTGTTCTACCTGGCCTCCGGTGTCGCCGCCGCGCTCGGCAACGCCCTGGTCGGCTGGGTCAGCGGGTTCGGCGACGGCCCCGCGTCCCTGCTCTGCGTCGCGATCGGCCTCGGCAGCGCGGCGGCCGTCGCCCGGCTGCACCGCCGAGGCACCCTCTCCCCCCGGACCACGGAGGCCGACCGGTGA
- a CDS encoding dipeptide epimerase, translated as MRLDWDVRGLELRTPLRISRSVMARRDAVRVVVSTDGLSGHGEVVTSAFYGLDVPTITSLLAGLRPLLAGLPGPEEALGALGDLPAGVRAGVDAALHDLIGLRRGVPVHALVGTPEWTDVATARTIGITSPEDAGAQAAELVGRGFPVLKVKVGGDDERDLAAVAAVGATGARVILDPNGAWTPEGTVRFVERVGGVALDAVEQPIAPGMPDGLAWVRERCPVPLVADEDATTVADVRALAGAVDGVNVKLAKCGGITAAMEVVAAAREAGLDVMLGCLVASSLGIAPAVHLTGHARWVDLDGHLLLAADPWSGIGGEDGVLRLTGAPGLGVVPR; from the coding sequence GTGAGGCTCGACTGGGACGTGCGGGGCCTGGAGCTGCGCACGCCGCTGCGGATCTCGCGGTCGGTGATGGCCCGCCGCGACGCCGTGCGGGTGGTCGTCTCGACCGACGGGCTGAGCGGGCACGGCGAGGTCGTGACCAGCGCGTTCTACGGGCTCGACGTGCCGACGATCACCTCCCTGCTGGCGGGCCTGCGCCCCCTGCTCGCCGGGCTGCCGGGGCCCGAGGAGGCGCTGGGCGCGCTGGGCGACCTCCCCGCCGGGGTGCGGGCGGGCGTCGACGCCGCACTGCACGACCTGATCGGCCTGCGCCGGGGCGTGCCGGTGCACGCGCTCGTCGGCACTCCCGAGTGGACGGACGTGGCGACCGCCCGCACGATCGGCATCACCTCGCCGGAGGACGCCGGAGCGCAGGCCGCCGAGCTGGTCGGGCGCGGGTTCCCGGTGCTCAAGGTGAAGGTCGGCGGGGACGACGAACGGGACCTCGCCGCCGTGGCGGCGGTGGGCGCGACCGGCGCGCGGGTGATCCTCGACCCGAACGGCGCCTGGACGCCGGAGGGGACCGTGCGGTTCGTCGAGCGCGTCGGCGGCGTGGCGCTCGACGCGGTGGAGCAGCCGATCGCGCCCGGCATGCCCGACGGGCTGGCCTGGGTACGCGAGCGGTGCCCGGTGCCGCTGGTCGCCGACGAGGACGCCACCACGGTGGCCGACGTGCGGGCGCTGGCGGGCGCGGTGGACGGGGTGAACGTCAAGCTCGCGAAGTGCGGTGGGATCACCGCGGCGATGGAGGTCGTGGCGGCGGCCCGCGAGGCCGGGTTGGACGTGATGCTGGGCTGCCTGGTCGCCAGTTCCCTGGGCATCGCGCCCGCCGTGCACCTGACCGGGCACGCCCGGTGGGTCGACCTCGACGGGCACCTGCTGCTGGCCGCGGACCCGTGGTCGGGCATCGGCGGCGAGGACGGCGTGCTGCGGTTGACCGGGGCCCCGGGGCTCGGCGTGGTGCCGAGGTGA
- a CDS encoding PLP-dependent cysteine synthase family protein, with amino-acid sequence MTARANRHLLELLGRTPVVRVDTPLPHRHGGFWAKVESLGAGGMKARPAVSMLQAARRRGELRPGAVVVESTSGTLGLGLAFAGQALGHPVVLVVDDELEPAMRALLRAHGARLEVVDRPHPTGGWQQARLDRLRDVLATIPGSYWPDQYDNPDNPLGYAGLAREMAEQLDPVDVLVCSVGTGGHSAGVVTALRRYWPRVRLVGVDAAGSTIFGQTARPRVMRGLGSSIHPRNVAYAEFDEVHWLGPREVVDACRRLARDAFVTGGWSTGAVALVAAWAARVEPGAVVATIFPDGPHRYLGTIFDDDFCLSRGLLGPAADRPVEIGSAESAEVTGWARCRSVADPRLAVPV; translated from the coding sequence GTGACCGCGCGCGCGAACCGACACCTGCTGGAGCTGCTCGGCCGGACCCCGGTCGTCCGGGTGGACACCCCGCTCCCCCACCGGCACGGCGGGTTCTGGGCCAAGGTCGAGTCCCTCGGGGCCGGCGGCATGAAGGCGCGACCGGCCGTGTCCATGCTCCAGGCCGCCCGCCGGCGCGGTGAGCTGCGCCCCGGCGCGGTGGTCGTGGAGTCCACCAGCGGCACGCTCGGCCTCGGCCTGGCCTTCGCGGGCCAGGCGCTGGGCCACCCGGTGGTCTTAGTCGTGGACGACGAGCTGGAACCGGCCATGCGCGCGCTGCTGCGGGCGCACGGCGCGCGGCTGGAGGTGGTCGACCGGCCGCACCCGACCGGCGGCTGGCAGCAGGCCCGGCTCGACCGGCTCCGGGACGTGCTGGCGACGATCCCCGGCTCCTACTGGCCCGACCAGTACGACAACCCGGACAACCCGCTCGGCTACGCGGGCCTGGCGCGGGAGATGGCGGAGCAGCTCGACCCGGTCGACGTGCTGGTGTGCAGCGTCGGCACCGGCGGCCACAGCGCGGGCGTGGTGACCGCGCTGCGCCGCTACTGGCCGCGCGTGCGGCTGGTGGGCGTGGACGCGGCCGGTTCGACGATCTTCGGCCAAACCGCCCGGCCGCGGGTCATGCGGGGGCTGGGCAGCAGCATCCACCCGCGCAACGTCGCCTACGCCGAGTTCGACGAGGTGCACTGGCTGGGACCGCGCGAGGTGGTGGACGCCTGCCGCAGGCTCGCCCGGGACGCGTTCGTGACCGGCGGGTGGAGCACCGGGGCGGTGGCGCTGGTCGCCGCGTGGGCGGCCCGGGTCGAGCCGGGCGCGGTGGTGGCGACGATCTTCCCGGACGGCCCGCACCGCTACCTCGGCACGATCTTCGACGACGACTTCTGCCTGAGCCGCGGCCTCCTCGGCCCGGCCGCCGACCGACCGGTGGAGATCGGCAGCGCCGAGTCCGCCGAGGTGACCGGGTGGGCGCGCTGCCGCTCGGTCGCGGACCCCCGGCTGGCGGTGCCGGTGTGA
- a CDS encoding Rossmann-like domain-containing protein: MTIDELVGLVRAGALGPAPATLAASVAFTTRQGARHAGRGRSYRNTVVSLRVEDAVGSCAVEEVSDDVVHDCVGTPVAELLDHPEPAVRTAALDAYLMHVRPHARSGAESVTVGPGSSLEKSLARASAVVDLLRPAPGERVLVVGVVNSLLHHLRERGATYLPCDLKGGRTEWGEAVAEDAVSALDECDTVLASGMTVGNGTFEPLLRRAAAQGKPVVLFAQTASAVLPWFIGSGVRAVSAEPYPFFWLDGGPTTIHLHTERPS, translated from the coding sequence GTGACCATCGACGAACTGGTCGGGCTGGTGCGCGCCGGCGCGCTGGGCCCCGCCCCGGCGACGCTCGCGGCGAGCGTCGCGTTCACCACGCGGCAGGGCGCCCGGCACGCCGGCCGGGGCCGGTCCTACCGCAACACGGTGGTCAGCCTGCGCGTCGAGGACGCGGTCGGCTCCTGCGCGGTCGAGGAGGTGTCCGACGACGTGGTGCACGACTGCGTCGGCACACCGGTCGCCGAACTGCTGGACCACCCGGAGCCGGCCGTGCGCACGGCGGCGCTGGACGCCTACCTCATGCACGTCCGCCCGCACGCGCGGTCCGGCGCGGAGAGCGTCACCGTCGGACCCGGGTCGTCGCTGGAGAAGTCCCTGGCGCGGGCGTCGGCGGTGGTGGACCTGCTGCGCCCCGCGCCCGGCGAGCGGGTGCTCGTGGTCGGCGTGGTGAACTCGCTGCTGCACCACCTGCGCGAGCGCGGCGCGACCTACCTGCCGTGCGACCTCAAGGGCGGTCGCACGGAGTGGGGCGAGGCCGTCGCCGAGGACGCCGTCTCGGCGCTCGACGAGTGCGACACCGTGCTGGCCTCGGGCATGACGGTCGGCAACGGCACGTTCGAACCGCTGCTGCGCCGCGCCGCCGCGCAGGGCAAGCCGGTGGTGCTGTTCGCGCAGACCGCCAGCGCGGTGCTGCCGTGGTTCATCGGCTCGGGGGTGCGGGCGGTGTCGGCCGAGCCGTACCCGTTCTTCTGGCTCGACGGCGGCCCGACGACGATCCACCTGCACACGGAGCGACCCTCGTGA
- a CDS encoding ATP-grasp domain-containing protein codes for MGHLLMIESWVGAMSSLLPRAINETGHRFTFLTRDLQHYLRSAPAHPHPLLAADNVLTAETNDVPALLDHVARLHDVLRFDGVVSSCDYYLSTVARVAHHLGLPGPDPLAVERAYRKDLTRAALRDAGVPGPRFALAEDWPATAEAASDLGYPLVVKPVDLCAGMHVRRVADEAELREAFAALEAFPVNARNQPRVRTVLLEELLTGPEVSVETVTVDGVTHVVGVTDKSVAGEPWFVESGHMFPAELPTDGAEAVAVAAIAALGLDRGVAHTEVKLTSDGPKLIEVNPRPAGNQITELVRRTTGIDLPAAYAQLAVGERPDLRPVDTGVRSAAISFLLPPRRGLLAGVDGAEALSAPDVAQWSVKPPGHRVGDPTSNNSYLGHVMVTDPTGPGARARAERLVAGLSVRYADAEGAA; via the coding sequence GTGGGTCACCTGTTGATGATCGAGAGCTGGGTCGGCGCGATGAGTTCCCTGCTGCCCAGGGCGATCAACGAGACCGGGCACCGCTTCACGTTCCTGACCCGCGACCTCCAGCACTACCTGCGCTCCGCACCCGCGCACCCGCACCCGCTGCTCGCGGCGGACAACGTGCTGACCGCCGAGACCAACGACGTGCCCGCCCTGCTCGACCACGTGGCGCGGCTGCACGACGTACTCCGGTTCGACGGCGTCGTCTCGTCCTGCGACTACTACCTGTCGACCGTCGCGCGGGTCGCGCACCACCTGGGGCTGCCCGGCCCCGACCCGCTGGCCGTCGAACGCGCCTACCGCAAGGACCTCACCCGCGCCGCCCTGCGCGACGCCGGCGTACCCGGTCCCCGCTTCGCCCTGGCCGAGGACTGGCCGGCGACCGCCGAGGCCGCCTCGGACCTGGGCTACCCGCTGGTGGTCAAGCCGGTGGACCTGTGCGCCGGGATGCACGTGCGCAGGGTCGCCGACGAGGCCGAGCTGCGCGAGGCGTTCGCGGCGCTGGAGGCGTTCCCGGTCAACGCGCGCAACCAGCCCAGGGTGCGGACCGTGCTGCTGGAGGAGCTGCTCACCGGCCCCGAGGTGAGCGTGGAGACGGTGACGGTGGACGGCGTCACGCACGTCGTGGGCGTCACCGACAAGAGCGTCGCGGGCGAGCCGTGGTTCGTGGAGAGCGGCCACATGTTCCCCGCCGAGCTGCCCACCGACGGGGCCGAGGCCGTCGCGGTGGCCGCGATCGCCGCGCTGGGCCTCGACCGCGGCGTCGCCCACACCGAGGTCAAGCTGACCTCGGACGGCCCGAAGCTCATCGAGGTCAACCCGCGCCCGGCGGGCAACCAGATCACCGAGCTGGTCCGCCGCACCACCGGGATCGACCTGCCCGCCGCGTACGCCCAGCTGGCCGTCGGCGAGCGACCCGACCTGCGCCCGGTGGACACCGGCGTGCGCAGCGCGGCGATCTCGTTCCTGCTGCCGCCGCGCCGCGGGCTGCTCGCGGGCGTCGACGGCGCGGAGGCGCTGTCCGCGCCGGACGTCGCGCAGTGGTCGGTGAAGCCGCCCGGTCACCGGGTCGGCGACCCGACCAGCAACAACAGCTACCTCGGGCACGTCATGGTGACCGACCCGACCGGTCCGGGCGCACGCGCGCGGGCCGAGCGGCTCGTGGCCGGCCTGTCCGTGCGCTACGCCGACGCCGAGGGGGCGGCGTGA
- a CDS encoding DUF2795 domain-containing protein: MSETTTVDRLRTALGDVAYPAARDQLADHASRNNADEDTLHAVRSLPDGTYGSFDEVVDSAALDESRDD, from the coding sequence ATGAGCGAGACCACCACCGTGGACAGGCTGCGCACGGCACTCGGCGACGTCGCCTATCCGGCGGCGAGGGACCAGTTGGCCGACCACGCGTCGCGCAACAACGCCGACGAGGACACCCTCCACGCGGTGCGCTCCCTGCCGGACGGCACGTACGGGTCCTTCGACGAGGTGGTCGATTCCGCCGCGCTGGACGAGAGCCGCGACGACTGA
- a CDS encoding NAD(P)/FAD-dependent oxidoreductase: protein MRKVLIIGGGYAGFYAARGLEKRLRPDEAELTVVDPRPYLTYQPFLPEVAAGSVEARHAAVSLRRHLRRTRVVAGTVTEVHHARRAVTVRPVDGPEFELDYDVVVVTAGAVTRTFPIPGVAERAIGMKHVEEAVAIRDRLLTAFDRAAVLPPGPERRALLTTVFVGGGFSGVEGFGEVLSLGAALLGRYPELTADDVSFHLVEARDRILPEVTDRPGRWVVRELERRGGHVHLNAQVVSAVDGHVVLSTGESFDAGLVVWTAGNGANPVVRRHTDLPVDGQGLLVVRADLRVGTDAEPVPDAWAAGDDAAVPDLASDVPGARTVPNAQHAYRQGRLLARNIAAALRGEPTRSYSHRSLGAVATLGLGRGIFQYRRIVVTGPLAWLAHRGYHVLAIPGRERKLRVLAVWLTAAAFGRDIVSLASVEHPREAFTSAGRDG from the coding sequence ATGCGGAAGGTCCTGATCATCGGCGGCGGGTACGCCGGCTTCTACGCGGCGCGGGGGCTGGAGAAGCGGCTGCGGCCGGACGAGGCGGAGCTGACCGTCGTCGACCCGCGCCCGTACCTGACCTACCAGCCGTTCCTGCCCGAGGTCGCCGCCGGGTCGGTGGAGGCCCGGCACGCGGCGGTGTCGCTGCGCCGGCACCTGCGCCGCACGCGGGTCGTCGCCGGGACGGTCACCGAGGTCCACCACGCCAGGCGCGCGGTCACCGTGCGACCGGTCGACGGGCCGGAGTTCGAGCTCGACTACGACGTCGTCGTGGTCACCGCCGGCGCGGTCACCCGGACGTTCCCGATCCCCGGCGTCGCCGAGCGGGCGATCGGCATGAAGCACGTCGAGGAGGCGGTGGCCATCCGCGACCGGCTGCTGACGGCGTTCGACCGCGCGGCGGTCCTGCCGCCCGGACCGGAGCGCCGCGCGCTGCTCACCACGGTGTTCGTCGGCGGCGGGTTCTCCGGCGTCGAGGGGTTCGGCGAGGTGCTGTCGCTGGGCGCGGCGCTGCTCGGGCGCTACCCCGAGCTGACCGCCGACGACGTGTCGTTCCACCTCGTCGAGGCGCGCGACCGCATCCTGCCCGAGGTGACCGACCGGCCGGGGCGGTGGGTCGTGCGCGAACTGGAGCGGCGCGGTGGGCACGTGCACCTGAACGCGCAGGTCGTGTCCGCTGTGGACGGTCACGTGGTGCTGTCGACCGGCGAGTCGTTCGACGCGGGCCTGGTCGTGTGGACCGCGGGCAACGGCGCGAACCCGGTGGTGCGGCGGCACACCGACCTGCCGGTGGACGGGCAGGGGCTGCTGGTGGTGCGTGCGGACCTGCGGGTGGGCACCGACGCCGAGCCGGTCCCCGACGCGTGGGCCGCGGGCGACGACGCGGCCGTGCCGGACCTCGCGTCGGACGTGCCGGGCGCGCGCACGGTGCCCAACGCGCAGCACGCCTACCGCCAGGGCAGGTTGCTGGCCCGCAACATCGCCGCCGCGCTGCGCGGCGAACCGACCAGGTCCTACTCGCACCGCAGCCTGGGCGCGGTCGCCACCCTCGGCCTGGGGCGGGGCATCTTCCAGTACCGGCGGATCGTCGTCACCGGTCCGCTCGCCTGGTTGGCGCACCGGGGTTACCACGTCCTCGCCATCCCCGGCCGGGAGCGCAAGCTGCGCGTCCTGGCCGTGTGGCTCACCGCGGCCGCGTTCGGCCGGGACATCGTCTCGCTCGCCTCGGTCGAGCACCCGCGCGAGGCGTTCACCTCCGCGGGCCGCGACGGGTGA